A stretch of Hydractinia symbiolongicarpus strain clone_291-10 chromosome 9, HSymV2.1, whole genome shotgun sequence DNA encodes these proteins:
- the LOC130657748 gene encoding uncharacterized protein LOC130657748: MTLLSNLCYKYQIVITIAVAAGIDSVPSDSELFGDLPDIENSSIESVGEMINQEPEIIENTSDHSDSQRKNGKSKRPKRLCPFCLKLRYKLSRHLRKKHHDNKNVNNAMKLPKIQRDKIFAKIRREGIVVFNKQQAANDIPKYQSERDNKKGKPLSRCSYCDVVVIKENYSRHRKKCAETTNDHVTSVPLSLLEVKEHDGYNPVFLDRIVAKFRNDSIGKICRTDKTILLIGSCFFWQLKGKRDKVFEVSRSVRQDMRRIAHCYNHFKVKKDVLHTHNNSHDMFNRRNFDFLASSIEEYTKSSTDEMKAGLKENLFYLIKRAAQVLQFYLFNQGKDEEAEEVGRFLVSWKGWKQYLFADASYKLNTNRQINLRKPQTLPLEEDLTKLREHVIKKMEELCSAFHYDDLQTYTELRNVAMTRLTLLNGRRGMCVVLQVLYCNYHLQLLLAKIAKINKLDSLSVL; encoded by the exons atgacgCTATTAAGTAATCTATGTTACAAATATCAAATTGTGATCACTATTGCGGTTGCCGCTGGGATTGAT TCAGTACCGAGTGATTCAGAACTATTTGGTGATTTACCTGATATAGAAAATTCTTCCATTGAG tCTGTTGGAGAAATGATCAACCAAGAG CCTGAAATAATTGAAAATACATCGGATCATTCAGACAGTCAG AGAAAAAATGGCAAATCAAAAAGGCCCAAACGGTTATGTCCATTCTGTTTGAAATTAAGATACAAATTGAGTAGgcatttaagaaaaaaacatcacgacaacaaaaatgtcaacaatgCGATGAAGTTGCCAAAGATCCAACGGGATAAAATATTTGCAAAGATTCGGAGAGAAGGCATTGTAGTATTTAACAAACAACAAGCAGCGAATGATATTCCCAAATATCAAAGTGAACGGGATAACAAAAAAGGCAAACCTTTGTCCCGCTGCAGCTACTGTGATGTCGTGGTCATTAAAGAAAATTACTCAAGGCACAGAAAGAAATGCGCTGAAACGACAAATGACCATGTTACGTCTGTGCCACTGTCGTTGCTTGAAGTAAAGGAGCATGACGGCTACAATCCAGTTTTCTTAGACAGAATTGTGGCAAAATTTAGAAATGATAGTATTGGCAAGATATGTCGAACTGACAAGACAATCTTGCTCATAGgatcttgttttttttggcAATTAAAAGGAAAGAGGGACAAAGTGTTCGAAGTGTCAAGATCAGTAAGACAGGACATGAGGCGAATAGCCCATTGTTATAATCACTTCAAGGTAAAAAAAGATGTCTTACATACACATAATAATAGTCATGACATGTTCAATCGGCGGAATTTTGACTTTTTGGCAAGCTCCATCGAGGAGTATACAAAAAGCAGCACGGATGAAATGAAAGCTGGCTTGAAGGAAAATCTTTTTTACCTAATTAAACGAGCGGCACAAGTTTTACAGTTCTACTTGTTCAATCAAGGTAAGGATGAGGAAGCAGAAGAAGTCGGTAGGTTTTTGGTTTCTTGGAAGGGGTGGAAGCAATATTTATTTGCAGATGCTAGTTACAAGCTTAACACCAACAGACAAATCAATCTGAGAAAGCCACAAACACTCCCACTTGAGGAAGATTTAACTAAACTACGAGAACATGTTATAAAGAAAATGGAAGAGCTGTGTTCTGCGTTTCATTACGATGATTTACAGACTTACACCGAACTGAGAAATGTAGCCATGACAAGACTAACTTTGTTGAATGGGAGAAGAGGTATGTGTGTTGTCTTACAGGTTCTGTACTGTAATTACCATTTGCAGCTTTTATTGGCTAAAATTGCTAAAATTAACAAACTTGATTCTTTGAGCGTGTTGTGA
- the LOC130657591 gene encoding mitogen-activated protein kinase kinase kinase 7-like, translated as MAFFSSSKVGAEIKALREKLHHLEVFDIPLSVTSELLGEGSSAVVFEYTLGGKRGACKKLKRKVSEKAMLKAANSLLDLKHENICSFHGYSTRPSAIILEYCCVELTGNDGTSIRAHNMRELLNYFNDYEYFNFEEREDYCRQASSGLNFLHSKNIIHMDIKPANMLVDGTNEKIVVKLTDFNELSIFKDTCVTTTTSIGNGKSLKGTTLAYVAPELVCGITTKTKYTDIYAFGISMFEILGDKEHPWEGVLIPHESLLKTAIEAGTRPDISCIHGLYADPSKIVNLIQECWQFDPNVRPDIQKVVDVLKMSDKGKTSNDKKRIVKIENDKYVEATDQEFLEKKVVNADKPDCLKDFSARDNSLSIKQINQDAVECSIPGVDFACVERCEVIGGNYQISLEPETEQVETFHSSLNIGGPFICECKRSFIVKSMYQMHLKKCIGEKENRNEEGALSKEKDENKRKKEEYNKIEDEEKEKRKDRKEEKKNEQEDAISTRDSPSSYKVSYYKMSQYSFTY; from the exons ATGGCATTTTTTAGTTCGTCTAAAGTAGGAGCTGAAATAAAGGCTCTTCGAGAAAAGTTGCACCACTTAGAAGTGTTTGACATCCCCTTGAGTGTGACATCAGAACTTTTGGGGGAAGGCTCCTCTGCAGTTGTTTTTGAATATACGCTAGGAGGAAAAAGAGGTGCATGCAAAAAACTCAAGAGGAAAGTGTCCGAGAAGGCTATGTTAAAGGCTGCGAATTCTCTGCTTGACTTAAAGCATGAGAACATTTGCTCTTTTCATGGATATTCCACCAGACCATCAGCAATAATATTGGAGTATTGCTGTGTTGAGCTAACAG GTAATGACGGCACTTCAATAAGGGCACATAATATGAGGGAATTATTAAATTACTTCAATGattatgaatattttaattttgaagaGAGGGAAGATTACTGCAGACAAGCAAGCAGTGGTCTAAATTTTTTGCACTCCAAAAATATTATTCACATGGATATCAAACCAGCAAATATGTTGGTGGATGGGACAAATGAAAAAATTGTGGTAAAGCTGACAGATTTCAATGAGTTGTCTATCTTCAAAGATACGTGTGTTACCACAACAACATCCATAGGAAATGGAAAGTCCCTTAAAG GAACTACTTTGGCTTATGTAGCCCCAGAACTAGTCTGTGGcattacaacaaaaacaaaatatactgACATCTATGCGTTTGGTATTTCAATGTTTGAAATACTTGGTGACAAGGAGCACCCATGGGAAGGTGTTTTGATACCTCATGAGTCACTTTTAAAGACTGCAATTGAAGCAGGTACTAGACCTGACATTTCATGCATCCATGGTTTGTATGCTGATCCTTCTAAGATTGTTAACCTGATTCAAGAATGTTGGCAATTTGATCCTAATGTCAGACCAGATATACAAAAG GTTGTAGATGTTTTGAAAATGTCAGACAAAGGCAAGACTTCGAat gataAAAAAAGGATTGTTAAAATTGAGAATGATAAATATGTTGAAGCTACTGATCAAGAATTCTTGGAAAAAAAG GTTGTTAATGCCGATAAGCCTGATTGCTTAAAGGatttttcagcgcgagataacagTTTAAGTATAAAACAGATTAACCAG GATGCTGTTGAATGTAGTA TTCCTGGAGTTGATTTTGCATGTGTTGAGAGGTGTGAGGTTATAGGTGGTAATTATCAGATTTCCTTAGAACCAG AAACTGAACAGGTTGAGACATTTCATTCTTCTTTG AATATTGGAGGACCCTTTATATGTGAATGCAAAAGATCGTTCATTGTAAAATCAATGTACCAGATGCATTTAAAAAAGTGCATAGGG GAAAAGGAAAACAGAAATGAAGAAGGAGCACTAAGTAAAGAAAAAGAtgaaaacaagagaaaaaaggaggaatataataaaatagaagatgaagaaaaagaaaaaaggaaagatagaaaagaagaaaagaaaaatgaacaagaA GATGCCATATCTACAAGAGATTCTCCCTCCAGCTATAAAGTAAGTTATTATAAGATGTCACAATATAGTTTCACATATTAA